One Gossypium raimondii isolate GPD5lz chromosome 3, ASM2569854v1, whole genome shotgun sequence genomic window carries:
- the LOC105796516 gene encoding uncharacterized protein LOC105796516 isoform X4: MDSSFSDTALRLLLFCAEAIENRDLKSADVFLHVILILADKRHYWFRDDSIVVKYFAYALVRRAYGLHPASSYFTFPVDPAPYYQYNSCHINGVIKKVINDALMGNRRLHLIDFNIPYYGFEGSVLSTLPNFVGYCLPVCVSYILPPFLKEYVEFSRQMEFLTKDAKEVNVKLEDELKVVYGNSLAEVDECEIDFKRRRDDEMVVIYYKFKLEKLVRDAKAMKRELVRLKEINPTIVIILDFYSNHSDSDFLTCFKDSFQYSLKTLDYWQELDRYLDGKKEWEFNIEAGEGNNIIRRHPTLPEWQHLFSSAGFSRIPLNHRKDNLSVEDNSSLKIMREEEECLILGYKGCPMFFLSAWKPKVEDGHFNSNSTNHKFEQGFNPNPLPLQPLQPFLEGLILNRLAALAEIHNISKDLCCKYKLSLALTWASKVNNMNGTISDPNKKHTFFIQSNYCYVKDRKSYDFMFGFERMISVPFFEKAFESRDGYHFEPSLTEVEDFKYFMLKDCNIDVALAICLQNRHTSDEVYVVEFYWPPTESEISKSVALRIFDDLKHMKTTFVTVKVQGPEIKFQEEAISSIPTSSNTAMPLKIAEEARGIHAKEINAHIEQIIFNDDSQIVETKRNKQRKLRSKVWVDFHKSEEEGKQVAKCEHCPKVLTGSSKSGTTHLNNHSKVCPGKKKQNQESQLILPVDTNERSSTFDQERSHLALVKMVIRQQYQLDLAGQEAFKNFVKGLQPMYEFQSRDKLLSGIHRIYNEEREKLQLYFDQLACKLNLTVSLSKNNHGKTAYCCLIAHFIDDSWELKMKTLGLRTLEHINDTKAVGGIIQSLVSEWNIGNKVRSITVDNSFLDDSMVQQIKENCLSNLVSLSSTHWFINCTLLEDGFREMDDLLFKLKKSIEYVTETKHGRLKFQEAVDQVKLQDGKSWDDLSLKLESDFGILDSALRSREILCKLEQIDGNFKLNPSMEEWENAAALQSCLRCFDDIKGTQSLTVSLYLPKLCDIYKKFLQLERSNPSFVTLMKRRFDHYWRLCNSALAVASVLDPRLKFKVVEFSYIVIYGHDSKVQLNTFREVLTNVYNEYANETKNQTTSASVLDDINWLGNNSIWDSFSKFVTASEASSKSELEIYLDEHLIPMDGAIFDILGWWSDKSQKFPILAKMARDFLAIPVSIFIPCSNIKATINNPAYNILNPESMEALVCSENWLETPKGNDGENHEPTQTMDKGKRKLDEDTCVRKKPKPSNCEKAISTEDIARDSNNNDEPAGEISIGKLQTENSSKNGCYGETSSGNKSKASNKMMGTISLRDIHQEKSSSELNHGRNVEDVSSGDSSSDNDQSDQLQSSSSESDVEITLKEQGSWILRHIYSRSLQKRRMN, translated from the exons ATGGATTCTTCTTTTTCCGACACCGCCTTGAGATTGTTACTATTCTGCGCTGAAGCTATTGAAAATCGGGATCTGAAAAGCGCCGATGTGTTCCTTCACGTTATCTTGATTCTTGCTGATAAGAGACACTACTGGTTTCGAGATGACAGCATAGTGGTGAAATACTTTGCGTACGCTCTGGTTCGCCGAGCCTACGGACTGCATCCCGCTTCTTCCTACTTCACTTTCCCGGTGGACCCTGCACCATATTATCAATATAACAGCTGCCATATTAATGGCGTCATAAAAAAAGTTATCAATGATGCTTTGATGGGAAACAGGCGATTGCACCTCATTGATTTCAACATCCCGTATTACGGTTTTGAGGGTTCAGTTCTTAGTACACTACCGAACTTCGTCGGCTATTGTCTACCCGTCTGTGTAAGTTACATACTTCCACCATTTCTGAAAGAATATGTAGAGTTCTCACGCCAAATGGAGTTTTTGACTAAGGATGCCAAGGAAGTTAATGTAAAGTTGGAGGATGAGTTGAAAGTGGTTTATGGCAATAGTTTGGCAGAAGTGGATGAATGTGAAATAGATTTCAAAAGAAGAAGAGATGATGAAATGGTGGTGatttactataaatttaaacttgagaAGTTGGTAAGAGATGCAAAAGCAATGAAGAGAGAGTTAGTAAGATTGAAGGAGATAAATCCGACGATTGTAATCATTCTAGACTTTTATTCTAATCATAGCGACTCCGATTTCTTGACATGTTTCAAGGATTCATTTCAGTATTCCTTGAAGACTCTTGATTACTGGCAGGAGTTGGACCGTTATCTTGATGGGAAAAAGGAGTGGGAGTTCAACATAGAGGCAGGGGAaggtaataatataattagGCGGCACCCAACGTTGCCAGAATGGCAACATCTCTTTTCAAGTGCTGGCTTTAGTCGAATTCCATTAAACCACAGGAAAGATAATCTTAGCGTTGAGGATAATAGTTCCTTAAAAATAATGAGGGAGGAAGAAGAGTGTTTGATTTTAGGTTACAAGGGATGTCCAATGTTTTTCTTATCGGCATGGAAACCCAAAGTTGAAGATGGACACTTCAATTCCAATTCCACCAACCATAAGTTTGAAcaag GTTTCAATCCAAATCCTCTGCCTCTTCAACCTCTTCAACCTTTTCTAGAG gGTTTGATATTGAATCGATTAGCTGCACTTGCCGAGATACATAATATATCAAAAgatttatgttgtaaatacaaACTTTCATTGGCTTTAACATGGGCTTCTAAGGTTAACAATATGAATGGAACTATCTCGGATCCAAACAAGAAACACACTTTTTTTATCCAAAGTAATTATTGTTATGTGAAAGATCGGAAATCTTATGattttatgtttggttttgaaCGCATGATCAGTGTCCCCTTTTTTGAGAAAGCATTTGAATCAAGGGATGGCTATCATTTTGAACCATCTCTTACTGAGGTAGAAGACTTCAAATATTTCATGTTAAAGGATTGTAACATAGATGTTGCTCTTGCCATCTGTCTACAAAATCGTCACACAAGTGATGAAGTTTATGTCGTAGAATTTTATTGGCCTCCAACTGAGAGTGAAATATCAAAATCCGTAGCTCTTCGTATCTTCGATGACTTGAAACATATGAAGACAACGTTTGTAACAGTAAAAGTTCAAGGCCCCGAAATTAAGTTCCAAGAAGAAGCCATTTCAAGCATTCCTACATCTTCAAACACGGCAATGCCTTTGAAAATAGCTGAAGAAGCAAGGGGCATTCatgcaaaagaaataaatgcGCATATTGAGCAG ATTATTTTCAATGATGACTCTCAGATTGTGGAAACAAAACGAAACAAACAGAGAAAGTTGAGGTCAAAGGTTTGGGTGGACTTTCATAAGTCTgaagaagaaggaaaacaaGTAGCCAAATGTGAACACTGCCCCAAGGTGCTTACTGGGTCAAGTAAGAGTGGAACCACACACTTGAATAACCACTCGAAAGTATGTCCtggaaagaaaaaacaaaatcaagaaaGCCAGTTGATACTTCCAGTTGATACCAATGAAAGAAGCTCAACATTTGATCAAGAAAGGAGTCACTTGGCTCTTGTGAAAATGGTTATTAGGCAGCAGTATCAATTAGATCTGGCTGGTCAAGAAGCCTTCAAGAATTTTGTGAAAGGTTTGCAGCCAATGTATGAGTTTCAATCAAGAGATAAATTGTTATCTGGCATACATCGCATCTATAATGAAGAGAGAGAGAAACTTCAGTTGTATTTTGATCAGCTTGCTTGCAAATTAAATTTGACAGTAAGTTTGTCGAAGAACAATCATGGAAAGACTGCATATTGTTGTTTGATAGCACATTTTATTGATGATAGTTGGGAACTAAAGATGAAGACTCTTGGTTTGAGAACTTTGGAGCATATCAATGACACAAAAGCTGTTGGTGGGATTATTCAGAGCTTAGTTTCGGAGTGGAATATAGGCAATAAAGTACGTTCCATAACTGTGGATAACTCTTTTTTGGATGACAGTATGGTTCAacagataaaagaaaattgtcTCAGTAATCTAGTCTCCCTTTCTTCAACTCATTGGTTCATCAATTGCACTCTTCTTGAGGATGGGTTTCGTGAGATGGATGACCTACTTTTTAAGTTAAAGAAGTCCATTGAATATGTCACTGAAACAAAACATGGAAGATTGAAATTCCAAGAAGCTGTAGATCAAGTGAAGCTACAAGATGGGAAATCATGGGATGATCTTTCTCTCAAGCTGGAATCAGACTTTGGCATACTTGATAGTGCTTTGAGATCAAGAGAAATCTTATGTAAACTGGAGCAAATTGATGGCAATTTTAAACTAAACCCATCAATGGAGGAATGGGAGAATGCAGCAGCTCTACAGAGTTGTTTGAGATGCTTTGATGATATCAAAGGAACTCAATCCCTTACTGTAAGCTTGTACCTTCCAAAGCTTTGTGACATATACAAGAAATTTCTTCAGTTGGAAAGAAGCAATCCTTCATTTGTTACATTGATGAAGAGGAGATTCGACCACTATTGGAGATTATGCAATTCGGCATTAGCTGTTGCATCTGTTCTTGATCCaaggttaaaatttaaagttgtgGAGTTCTCATATATAGTGATTTATGGCCATGATAGTAAGGTGCAATTGAACACGTTTCGTGAAGTTCTTACGAATGTCTACAATGAGTATGCCAATGAAACCAAAAATCAAACTACATCCGCTTCAGTCTTGGATGATATCAATTGGCTTGGAAATAATTCTATTTGGGACTCCTTCAGTAAATTTGTAACTGCAAGCGAGGCCTCATCGAAGTCAGAGCTTGAGATTTACTTAGATGAACATTTAATTCCCATGGATGGAGCAATCTTTGACATACTTGGTTGGTGGTCTGATAAATCTCAAAAGTTTCCAATACTTGCAAAGATGGCTCGAGATTTCCTCGCGATTCCGGTATCAATTTTCATACCATGTTCAAATATTAAGGCCACGATCAATAATCCAGCCTACAATATCTTGAATCCTGAGAGCATGGAAGCTTTGGTATGCAGTGAAAACTGGTTGGAAACTCCAAAAGGAA ATGATGGAGAAAATCATGAACCCACACAAACTATG GATAAAGGAAAAAGGAAGCTGGATGAAGACACTTGTGTCAGAAAAAAACCCAAACCTTCGAATTGTGAGAAAGCTATTAGTACTGAAGATATTGCCAGAGATTCCAACAACAATG ATGAACCTGCTGGAGAAATTTCAATAGGAA AGCTGCAAACAGAGAACAGTAGCAAAAATGGGTGTTATGGAGAAACTAGTAGTGGAAACAAATCCAAAGCTTCCAACAAAATG ATGGGAACTATTTCTTTACGGGACATTCACCAAGAAAAGTCATCATCAG AACTTAATCATGGAAGAAACGTTGAGGACGTTTCGAGTGGTGATTCATCATCCGACAATGATCAATCAGATCAACTTCAGAGTTCATCTTCCGAGTCTGATGttgaaataacattaaaagAGCAAGGATCATG GATATTAAGGCATATTTACTCTCGGAGTTTACAGAAAAGGAGAATGAACTGA
- the LOC105796516 gene encoding uncharacterized protein LOC105796516 isoform X3 — protein sequence MDSSFSDTALRLLLFCAEAIENRDLKSADVFLHVILILADKRHYWFRDDSIVVKYFAYALVRRAYGLHPASSYFTFPVDPAPYYQYNSCHINGVIKKVINDALMGNRRLHLIDFNIPYYGFEGSVLSTLPNFVGYCLPVCVSYILPPFLKEYVEFSRQMEFLTKDAKEVNVKLEDELKVVYGNSLAEVDECEIDFKRRRDDEMVVIYYKFKLEKLVRDAKAMKRELVRLKEINPTIVIILDFYSNHSDSDFLTCFKDSFQYSLKTLDYWQELDRYLDGKKEWEFNIEAGEGNNIIRRHPTLPEWQHLFSSAGFSRIPLNHRKDNLSVEDNSSLKIMREEEECLILGYKGCPMFFLSAWKPKVEDGHFNSNSTNHKFEQGFNPNPLPLQPLQPFLEGLILNRLAALAEIHNISKDLCCKYKLSLALTWASKVNNMNGTISDPNKKHTFFIQSNYCYVKDRKSYDFMFGFERMISVPFFEKAFESRDGYHFEPSLTEVEDFKYFMLKDCNIDVALAICLQNRHTSDEVYVVEFYWPPTESEISKSVALRIFDDLKHMKTTFVTVKVQGPEIKFQEEAISSIPTSSNTAMPLKIAEEARGIHAKEINAHIEQIVETKRNKQRKLRSKVWVDFHKSEEEGKQVAKCEHCPKVLTGSSKSGTTHLNNHSKVCPGKKKQNQESQLILPVDTNERSSTFDQERSHLALVKMVIRQQYQLDLAGQEAFKNFVKGLQPMYEFQSRDKLLSGIHRIYNEEREKLQLYFDQLACKLNLTVSLSKNNHGKTAYCCLIAHFIDDSWELKMKTLGLRTLEHINDTKAVGGIIQSLVSEWNIGNKVRSITVDNSFLDDSMVQQIKENCLSNLVSLSSTHWFINCTLLEDGFREMDDLLFKLKKSIEYVTETKHGRLKFQEAVDQVKLQDGKSWDDLSLKLESDFGILDSALRSREILCKLEQIDGNFKLNPSMEEWENAAALQSCLRCFDDIKGTQSLTVSLYLPKLCDIYKKFLQLERSNPSFVTLMKRRFDHYWRLCNSALAVASVLDPRLKFKVVEFSYIVIYGHDSKVQLNTFREVLTNVYNEYANETKNQTTSASVLDDINWLGNNSIWDSFSKFVTASEASSKSELEIYLDEHLIPMDGAIFDILGWWSDKSQKFPILAKMARDFLAIPVSIFIPCSNIKATINNPAYNILNPESMEALVCSENWLETPKGNDGENHEPTQTMDKGKRKLDEDTCVRKKPKPSNCEKAISTEDIARDSNNNDEPAGEISIGKLQTENSSKNGCYGETSSGNKSKASNKMMGTISLRDIHQEKSSSELNHGRNVEDVSSGDSSSDNDQSDQLQSSSSESDVEITLKEQGSWSEQDIKAYLLSEFTEKENELIDTWQKNELKGKMIGRDKYFKIQGEKLAPLLMMPQGDETREEYYIEDLVVNTFLNCLRRDLTNFQIYTSITIHLAHK from the exons ATGGATTCTTCTTTTTCCGACACCGCCTTGAGATTGTTACTATTCTGCGCTGAAGCTATTGAAAATCGGGATCTGAAAAGCGCCGATGTGTTCCTTCACGTTATCTTGATTCTTGCTGATAAGAGACACTACTGGTTTCGAGATGACAGCATAGTGGTGAAATACTTTGCGTACGCTCTGGTTCGCCGAGCCTACGGACTGCATCCCGCTTCTTCCTACTTCACTTTCCCGGTGGACCCTGCACCATATTATCAATATAACAGCTGCCATATTAATGGCGTCATAAAAAAAGTTATCAATGATGCTTTGATGGGAAACAGGCGATTGCACCTCATTGATTTCAACATCCCGTATTACGGTTTTGAGGGTTCAGTTCTTAGTACACTACCGAACTTCGTCGGCTATTGTCTACCCGTCTGTGTAAGTTACATACTTCCACCATTTCTGAAAGAATATGTAGAGTTCTCACGCCAAATGGAGTTTTTGACTAAGGATGCCAAGGAAGTTAATGTAAAGTTGGAGGATGAGTTGAAAGTGGTTTATGGCAATAGTTTGGCAGAAGTGGATGAATGTGAAATAGATTTCAAAAGAAGAAGAGATGATGAAATGGTGGTGatttactataaatttaaacttgagaAGTTGGTAAGAGATGCAAAAGCAATGAAGAGAGAGTTAGTAAGATTGAAGGAGATAAATCCGACGATTGTAATCATTCTAGACTTTTATTCTAATCATAGCGACTCCGATTTCTTGACATGTTTCAAGGATTCATTTCAGTATTCCTTGAAGACTCTTGATTACTGGCAGGAGTTGGACCGTTATCTTGATGGGAAAAAGGAGTGGGAGTTCAACATAGAGGCAGGGGAaggtaataatataattagGCGGCACCCAACGTTGCCAGAATGGCAACATCTCTTTTCAAGTGCTGGCTTTAGTCGAATTCCATTAAACCACAGGAAAGATAATCTTAGCGTTGAGGATAATAGTTCCTTAAAAATAATGAGGGAGGAAGAAGAGTGTTTGATTTTAGGTTACAAGGGATGTCCAATGTTTTTCTTATCGGCATGGAAACCCAAAGTTGAAGATGGACACTTCAATTCCAATTCCACCAACCATAAGTTTGAAcaag GTTTCAATCCAAATCCTCTGCCTCTTCAACCTCTTCAACCTTTTCTAGAG gGTTTGATATTGAATCGATTAGCTGCACTTGCCGAGATACATAATATATCAAAAgatttatgttgtaaatacaaACTTTCATTGGCTTTAACATGGGCTTCTAAGGTTAACAATATGAATGGAACTATCTCGGATCCAAACAAGAAACACACTTTTTTTATCCAAAGTAATTATTGTTATGTGAAAGATCGGAAATCTTATGattttatgtttggttttgaaCGCATGATCAGTGTCCCCTTTTTTGAGAAAGCATTTGAATCAAGGGATGGCTATCATTTTGAACCATCTCTTACTGAGGTAGAAGACTTCAAATATTTCATGTTAAAGGATTGTAACATAGATGTTGCTCTTGCCATCTGTCTACAAAATCGTCACACAAGTGATGAAGTTTATGTCGTAGAATTTTATTGGCCTCCAACTGAGAGTGAAATATCAAAATCCGTAGCTCTTCGTATCTTCGATGACTTGAAACATATGAAGACAACGTTTGTAACAGTAAAAGTTCAAGGCCCCGAAATTAAGTTCCAAGAAGAAGCCATTTCAAGCATTCCTACATCTTCAAACACGGCAATGCCTTTGAAAATAGCTGAAGAAGCAAGGGGCATTCatgcaaaagaaataaatgcGCATATTGAGCAG ATTGTGGAAACAAAACGAAACAAACAGAGAAAGTTGAGGTCAAAGGTTTGGGTGGACTTTCATAAGTCTgaagaagaaggaaaacaaGTAGCCAAATGTGAACACTGCCCCAAGGTGCTTACTGGGTCAAGTAAGAGTGGAACCACACACTTGAATAACCACTCGAAAGTATGTCCtggaaagaaaaaacaaaatcaagaaaGCCAGTTGATACTTCCAGTTGATACCAATGAAAGAAGCTCAACATTTGATCAAGAAAGGAGTCACTTGGCTCTTGTGAAAATGGTTATTAGGCAGCAGTATCAATTAGATCTGGCTGGTCAAGAAGCCTTCAAGAATTTTGTGAAAGGTTTGCAGCCAATGTATGAGTTTCAATCAAGAGATAAATTGTTATCTGGCATACATCGCATCTATAATGAAGAGAGAGAGAAACTTCAGTTGTATTTTGATCAGCTTGCTTGCAAATTAAATTTGACAGTAAGTTTGTCGAAGAACAATCATGGAAAGACTGCATATTGTTGTTTGATAGCACATTTTATTGATGATAGTTGGGAACTAAAGATGAAGACTCTTGGTTTGAGAACTTTGGAGCATATCAATGACACAAAAGCTGTTGGTGGGATTATTCAGAGCTTAGTTTCGGAGTGGAATATAGGCAATAAAGTACGTTCCATAACTGTGGATAACTCTTTTTTGGATGACAGTATGGTTCAacagataaaagaaaattgtcTCAGTAATCTAGTCTCCCTTTCTTCAACTCATTGGTTCATCAATTGCACTCTTCTTGAGGATGGGTTTCGTGAGATGGATGACCTACTTTTTAAGTTAAAGAAGTCCATTGAATATGTCACTGAAACAAAACATGGAAGATTGAAATTCCAAGAAGCTGTAGATCAAGTGAAGCTACAAGATGGGAAATCATGGGATGATCTTTCTCTCAAGCTGGAATCAGACTTTGGCATACTTGATAGTGCTTTGAGATCAAGAGAAATCTTATGTAAACTGGAGCAAATTGATGGCAATTTTAAACTAAACCCATCAATGGAGGAATGGGAGAATGCAGCAGCTCTACAGAGTTGTTTGAGATGCTTTGATGATATCAAAGGAACTCAATCCCTTACTGTAAGCTTGTACCTTCCAAAGCTTTGTGACATATACAAGAAATTTCTTCAGTTGGAAAGAAGCAATCCTTCATTTGTTACATTGATGAAGAGGAGATTCGACCACTATTGGAGATTATGCAATTCGGCATTAGCTGTTGCATCTGTTCTTGATCCaaggttaaaatttaaagttgtgGAGTTCTCATATATAGTGATTTATGGCCATGATAGTAAGGTGCAATTGAACACGTTTCGTGAAGTTCTTACGAATGTCTACAATGAGTATGCCAATGAAACCAAAAATCAAACTACATCCGCTTCAGTCTTGGATGATATCAATTGGCTTGGAAATAATTCTATTTGGGACTCCTTCAGTAAATTTGTAACTGCAAGCGAGGCCTCATCGAAGTCAGAGCTTGAGATTTACTTAGATGAACATTTAATTCCCATGGATGGAGCAATCTTTGACATACTTGGTTGGTGGTCTGATAAATCTCAAAAGTTTCCAATACTTGCAAAGATGGCTCGAGATTTCCTCGCGATTCCGGTATCAATTTTCATACCATGTTCAAATATTAAGGCCACGATCAATAATCCAGCCTACAATATCTTGAATCCTGAGAGCATGGAAGCTTTGGTATGCAGTGAAAACTGGTTGGAAACTCCAAAAGGAA ATGATGGAGAAAATCATGAACCCACACAAACTATG GATAAAGGAAAAAGGAAGCTGGATGAAGACACTTGTGTCAGAAAAAAACCCAAACCTTCGAATTGTGAGAAAGCTATTAGTACTGAAGATATTGCCAGAGATTCCAACAACAATG ATGAACCTGCTGGAGAAATTTCAATAGGAA AGCTGCAAACAGAGAACAGTAGCAAAAATGGGTGTTATGGAGAAACTAGTAGTGGAAACAAATCCAAAGCTTCCAACAAAATG ATGGGAACTATTTCTTTACGGGACATTCACCAAGAAAAGTCATCATCAG AACTTAATCATGGAAGAAACGTTGAGGACGTTTCGAGTGGTGATTCATCATCCGACAATGATCAATCAGATCAACTTCAGAGTTCATCTTCCGAGTCTGATGttgaaataacattaaaagAGCAAGGATCATGGTCTGAACAG GATATTAAGGCATATTTACTCTCGGAGTTTACAGAAAAGGAGAATGAACTGATAGATACATGGCAAAAGAATGAGTTGAAGGG AAAAATGATTGGAcgagataaatattttaaaatccagGGTGAGAAATTAGCACCTCTACTCATGATGCCCCAAGGTGATGAAACTCGAGAAGAGTACTATATTGAGGATTTG GTTGTTAATACGTTTTTGAATTGCTTAAGAAGAGATCTGACAAATTTCCAAATATATACATCAATCACTATTCATTTGGCTCACAAATAG